One Panicum virgatum strain AP13 chromosome 9K, P.virgatum_v5, whole genome shotgun sequence genomic region harbors:
- the LOC120647101 gene encoding uncharacterized protein LOC120647101: MASLTPGILLKVLKNINSDVKVCGEYRSILLQVISIVPAITGSELWPDHGFFIKVSDSSHSTYVSLSKEDNELILSNKLQLGQFIYVEKVQSSIPVPVLVGVRPVPGRNPCIGNPKDLMQMSTPSGVMEALDHQRKTSKSADLSESEKENLQRKVVIKEQKSVVASRYMLGVSSNNGKITNLNSSIDSDKSNGGSSICESNQKSVAPKVRQEAKPQERPNTTSPSQAKLVPTKQEINKDTCKHSGTSPSPNGAAVVKKQMPKESKKESATERRSPPKLYRSSPTPASTSPPKLSLSAKQNGNSGPVPSVSKRRVTETISWDSLPTSLIKSGKAVVRRKNIALIVAAEAQREAAAAAYLVKGLGIFAEIRESSEVDPHAAITKFFQLNRLIVQQSAVWKAYSPEPGKESRAEKEKPSRKVSASQNKAAPCNTAKNSDDAQGKEKVEWAREDGFKEICRSWVALKKESQSWFLSFLEDALESGFKFEDQTKNTRERVRGQSKGADGRIAVRLSQLKETSNWLDQLQDEADGLVETIEQLKQKVYKCLLGTVETAASALEGR, from the exons ATGGCGTCTCTTACTCCAGGGATACTATTAAAGGTTCTCAAAAATATTAACTCCGATGTGAAAGTATGTGGAGAATACCGGTCCATTCTTCTCCAAGTTATTAGCATAGTCCCTGCAATTACTGGTTCGGAACTTTGGCCAGATCATGGTTTCTTCATCAAAGTTTCAGATTCGTCGCACTCGACATATGTTTCTCTGTCTAAGGAGGACAACGAACTCATCTTGTCAAACAAACTACAACTTGGACAGTTTATATATGTTGAGAAGGTTCAGTCAAGTATTCCTGTTCCAGTTCTTGTTGGGGTCCGACCAGTTCCTGGAAGGAACCCTTGCATTGGAAACCCAAAGGATCTGATGCAAATGTCGACTCCCTCTGGGGTTATGGAAGCACTGGATCATCAAAGAAAGACTTCCAAGTCAGCTGATCTGTCTgaaagtgaaaaagaaaatttGCAGAGGAAGGTAGTTATCAAAGAGCAGAAGTCGGTTGTTGCTTCGCGTTACATGCTTGGGGTATCGAGCAACAATGGCAAAATTACCAATCTGAACTCCAGCATTGATAGTGACAAAAGTAATGGAGGAAGTAGCATAtgtgaatcaaatcaaaagtCTGTTGCCCCGAAAGTCAGACAAGAGGCAAAACCTCAG GAACGGCCAAATACTACATCTCCTAGTCAGGCTAAGTTGGTGCCCACAAAGCAAGAAATTAACAAGGACACATGCAAGCATAGTGGCACTTCACCTAGTCCAAATGGTGCTGCTGTAGTGAAGAAACAAATGCCAAAAGAGAGCAAAAAGGAATCTGCAACTGAAAGAAGATCACCGCCAAAGCTTTATAGGAGCTCACCAACGCCAGCTAGCACTTCACCACCAAAGCTCAGTTTGTCAGCAAAGCAGAATGGAAATTCTGGTCCTGTACCTTCTGTATCTAAACGAAGAGTTACTGAAACTATCTCCTGGGACTCCCTCCCAACAAGCCTAATCAAGTCCGGAAAG GCTGTTGTCAGGAGGAAGAATATTGCTCTTATAGTAGCAGCTGAGGCTCAAAGggaggctgcagcagcggcaTATCTTGTAAAAGGCCTTGG AATTTTCGCTGAGATAAGGGAATCTTCTGAAGTGGACCCACATGCTGCGATCACCAAGTTTTTTCAGCTCAACCGGCTTATCGTTCAGCAAAGTGCTGTCTGGAAAGCTTACTCCCCAGAGCCTGGCAAAGAATCTCGAGCAGAGAAGGAAAAGCCGTCAAGGAAAGTTTCTGCATCTCAGAACAAAGCTGCTCCATGCAACACAGCAAAGAATTCCGACGATGCtcagggaaaagaaaaggtggaATGGGCCCGAGAGGATGGCTTCAAGGAGATCTGCAGGTCATGGGTTGCTCTGAAAAAGGAATCGCAGTCTTGGTTCCTGAGCTTCTTGGAGGATGCTCTTGAGTCAGGATTCAAGTTCGAGGATCAAACCAAGAACACCCGGGAACGCGTGCGTGGACAATCCAAGGGTGCGGATGGGAGGATCGCGGTCAGGCTGTCGCAGCTCAAGGAAACAAGCAACTGGCTTGATCAGTTGCAGGACGAGGCGGATGGTTTGGTCGAAACCATTGAGCAGCTGAAGCAGAAGGTGTACAAGTGCTTGCTTGGAACGGTTGAAACCGCGGCATCAGCGCTGGAAGGAAGGTAG